One genomic segment of Mesoterricola silvestris includes these proteins:
- a CDS encoding methyl-accepting chemotaxis protein has protein sequence MQWYKNLKLASQLILAFTLVAVIAGAIGAIGIVNLGKLAAGEKAMYETATAPMRNLDTINGSFQLVRNSLSKLVAAPEKEQVAAVLENKEKYWKRMDEALTAYGPQADTPEKKANLARMKELLTLYDRHVAGPMVKARTDGKMAEGIALSFNPEISKITNEINDLIEHMIKGNMDQALAISEANGKAADSATVGMGLAVGVGILLAVGLGLLVTRIIKGQLGGEPAYAASIVAKVAEGDLGLEVVTVPGDSTSMMASIKHMVGKLSEVVGQVQESAGMLVGASEQLSSTAQSLSQGASEQAASVQETSASMEEMSASIAQNNENAKVTGDLATRTAKETVEGGAAVKETVGAMKQIAQKIAIIDDIAYQTNLLALNAAIEAGRAGEHGRGFAVVAAEVRKLAERSQVAAEEISGLATGSVDLADRAGKLLDTIVPSIQKTSDLVQEIAAASMEQNSGVGQINSAVAQISQAVAHSAAASEELASTSEEVNAQASELQTIMTYFQLKATRKTERARTPARAAAQARPRAARGPEEAEFTRF, from the coding sequence ATGCAGTGGTACAAGAACCTGAAACTGGCCTCGCAGCTGATCCTGGCCTTCACCCTGGTGGCGGTCATCGCGGGCGCCATCGGGGCCATCGGCATCGTCAATCTGGGCAAGCTGGCCGCAGGCGAGAAGGCCATGTACGAGACCGCCACGGCGCCCATGAGGAACCTCGACACCATCAACGGCAGTTTCCAGCTGGTGCGCAACAGCCTTTCCAAGCTCGTGGCGGCTCCGGAAAAGGAGCAGGTGGCGGCGGTGCTGGAGAACAAGGAGAAGTACTGGAAGCGCATGGACGAGGCCCTCACCGCCTACGGGCCCCAGGCCGACACCCCGGAGAAGAAGGCGAACCTGGCCCGCATGAAGGAACTGCTCACCCTCTACGACCGCCACGTGGCCGGCCCGATGGTCAAGGCGAGGACCGACGGGAAGATGGCCGAGGGCATCGCCCTGTCCTTCAACCCCGAGATCAGCAAGATCACCAACGAGATCAACGACCTCATCGAGCACATGATCAAGGGCAACATGGACCAGGCCCTGGCCATTTCCGAGGCCAACGGCAAGGCGGCGGACTCCGCCACGGTGGGCATGGGCCTGGCCGTGGGCGTGGGGATCCTCCTGGCGGTGGGCCTCGGACTTCTGGTGACCCGCATCATCAAGGGCCAGCTGGGCGGCGAACCGGCCTACGCGGCCAGCATCGTGGCCAAGGTGGCCGAAGGGGATCTGGGCCTGGAGGTGGTCACGGTCCCCGGGGATTCCACCAGCATGATGGCCTCCATCAAGCACATGGTCGGAAAGCTGTCGGAGGTGGTCGGGCAGGTGCAGGAATCCGCGGGGATGCTGGTGGGGGCGTCGGAGCAGCTGAGTTCCACCGCCCAGTCCCTGAGCCAGGGCGCCAGTGAACAGGCGGCAAGCGTCCAGGAAACCAGCGCCTCCATGGAGGAGATGAGCGCCTCCATCGCCCAGAACAACGAGAACGCCAAGGTGACCGGGGACCTGGCCACCCGCACGGCGAAGGAGACCGTGGAAGGCGGGGCCGCCGTGAAGGAGACCGTGGGCGCCATGAAGCAGATCGCCCAGAAGATCGCCATCATCGACGACATCGCCTACCAGACCAACCTGCTGGCCCTGAACGCGGCCATCGAGGCGGGCCGGGCCGGGGAGCACGGCCGGGGCTTCGCGGTGGTGGCGGCGGAAGTGCGCAAGCTGGCCGAGCGCAGCCAGGTGGCCGCCGAGGAGATCAGCGGCCTCGCCACGGGCAGCGTGGATCTGGCGGACCGGGCCGGAAAGCTGCTGGACACCATCGTGCCTTCCATCCAGAAGACCTCCGATCTGGTGCAGGAAATCGCCGCGGCGTCCATGGAACAGAATTCCGGGGTGGGCCAGATCAACAGCGCCGTGGCGCAGATCAGCCAGGCGGTGGCCCACAGCGCCGCGGCCTCCGAGGAGCTGGCCTCCACCTCCGAGGAAGTGAACGCCCAGGCCTCGGAACTGCAGACGATCATGACCTACTTCCAGCTCAAGGCCACCCGGAAGACGGAGCGGGCCCGCACCCCGGCCCGCGCCGCGGCCCAGGCCCGGCCCCGGGCCGCCCGGGGCCCCGAGGAAGCGGAATTCACGCGGTTCTAG
- a CDS encoding class I SAM-dependent methyltransferase — MDRKPESITHLHLLAIILTELGRFEGAPVIRILDLGCGNGHLMAYLQDLLPARFPGRTFEVWGHDVEEYEGHARDMLDTTLAYLRGEHPGVPWERFARIISAADRWPYPDDFFHVILTNQVMEHVEDPDLVFREISRVLCEGGFSAHLFPFSCAIQEGHLRLPWVHRIRNHEYRAAYIRFMSRLGFGLYRQRRSRYTLDAFTETYSDFIRLCTHYMPKKMAFSLADRHHLRISFPYTQDYYTQKLRSLLGLAPRYRYRLERRVFRDWLAFGTLKFVNCITMFLEKRDAYSLPDPGKAGG, encoded by the coding sequence ATGGACCGGAAACCTGAATCCATTACCCATCTGCATCTCCTGGCCATCATCCTCACGGAGCTGGGGCGGTTCGAAGGGGCGCCCGTGATCCGCATCCTGGATCTGGGGTGCGGGAACGGCCACCTCATGGCCTACCTGCAGGACCTGCTCCCCGCGCGGTTCCCGGGGCGGACCTTCGAGGTGTGGGGCCACGACGTGGAGGAGTACGAAGGCCATGCCCGCGACATGCTGGACACCACCCTGGCCTACCTGCGCGGCGAGCACCCGGGGGTGCCCTGGGAGCGCTTCGCGCGCATCATTTCCGCGGCGGACCGGTGGCCCTACCCGGACGATTTCTTTCACGTGATCCTCACCAACCAGGTGATGGAGCACGTGGAGGACCCGGACCTGGTGTTCCGAGAGATCAGCCGGGTGCTTTGCGAAGGCGGCTTCTCGGCCCACCTGTTCCCCTTCTCCTGCGCCATCCAGGAGGGCCACCTGCGCCTGCCGTGGGTGCACCGGATCCGCAACCACGAATACCGGGCGGCCTATATCCGGTTCATGAGCCGCCTGGGCTTCGGCCTGTACCGCCAGCGCCGGTCCCGGTACACCCTCGATGCGTTCACGGAGACCTATTCGGATTTCATCCGGCTCTGCACCCACTACATGCCGAAGAAGATGGCGTTCAGCCTTGCCGACCGGCATCACCTGCGCATCTCCTTCCCGTACACCCAGGACTACTACACCCAGAAACTGCGCTCCCTGTTGGGCCTGGCCCCCCGGTACCGCTACCGCCTGGAACGCAGGGTCTTCCGGGACTGGCTGGCCTTCGGGACGCTCAAATTCGTGAATTGCATAACCATGTTCCTGGAAAAGCGGGACGCCTACTCCCTGCCGGATCCGGGCAAGGCGGGCGGATAG
- a CDS encoding ankyrin repeat domain-containing protein, giving the protein MVFIGSVRGFGHPRVLGLWILAASGVLGLPGAAEVPTEQAYDLYLHTHPEHLRLSPLWGMAALRSGVLANFRFFGRYTSVPDPRFPPFPRASPYDCPQDALSGVVQRLFPSPDGINLVHNERDLDPIGEIAREEKAGRGLGLRKILALLDATAHYRELLRAAGGPRPPHDPAGLDYREAVYRILDWDGAAKEAHRGRQLRAYDELRRAFAHLAQRAVLEESGDTAGHYPPDILEMALLAYAWRTADSADGLYRALGDSEHGLGLLRQPAPGSPRIVFNEAYYHAQLPEFLARASGAGGGVPPGEAVAFLLGSRTFETPVPDLLPYATALCGPRPYPDCGETSLRNFLLIVLRRGEVLAPANLAAVRANLRRDPRDGVREAKEVQDGLDRFLQNHGELARQGTTAARNAWSDLLVGLNGKDDPIPVTYVEPGGFNLKGTGVTNMLNLIGHLFPDGGLTARWPEGHRDRCEEIGRRLDRLCELFSRPGFFLDWTVGSGRVLRSEFPTITFSINDSPQFQWSFPQRHFTLEALPRPRGSWPDKVAPGTANFYGDALRFRLGAHQPAGTPGPPPPHTLFALDLRSPAVAKEAVIRLLQSKDPAQVPTAMALFHRSIPMDYYVLSDIARAVYPKALIGDRRGFQVPPLMERPQDVKDRLLLEAMERFNPELSCFMIDQGADVNLRDPASGYRMVQLAAGAARNPLPMWDFDFKVLTKLIARGVDLEAKDGPQGRTALGHAVQGRVEGVGILLRAGADPLARDGSGKTPREGLSPASPTYPLVQKLLRGAEEAALARAGAHPEAK; this is encoded by the coding sequence ATGGTGTTCATTGGCTCGGTTCGGGGGTTCGGCCATCCCAGGGTTCTGGGCCTGTGGATCCTCGCCGCCTCCGGTGTCCTCGGCCTTCCCGGCGCCGCCGAGGTGCCCACGGAACAGGCCTATGACCTCTACCTGCACACCCATCCCGAACACCTCCGGCTCTCGCCCTTGTGGGGGATGGCCGCCCTCCGATCCGGCGTCCTGGCCAATTTCCGGTTCTTCGGCCGGTACACCTCCGTGCCCGACCCGCGGTTCCCGCCCTTTCCCCGGGCCAGCCCCTACGACTGCCCCCAGGATGCCCTATCGGGCGTCGTGCAGCGGCTCTTCCCCTCCCCGGACGGGATCAACCTCGTGCACAACGAGCGGGACCTGGACCCCATCGGCGAGATCGCCCGGGAGGAAAAGGCGGGCCGGGGCCTGGGCCTCCGGAAGATCCTGGCCCTGCTGGATGCCACGGCCCATTACCGGGAGCTCCTGCGCGCCGCGGGCGGGCCGCGTCCCCCCCACGACCCCGCCGGCCTGGACTACCGGGAGGCGGTGTACCGCATCCTCGACTGGGACGGGGCGGCGAAGGAGGCCCACCGGGGCCGGCAGCTCAGGGCCTACGACGAGCTGCGCCGCGCCTTCGCGCACCTGGCCCAGCGGGCCGTCCTGGAGGAGTCCGGCGACACCGCCGGCCACTACCCGCCCGATATCCTGGAGATGGCCCTGCTGGCCTACGCGTGGAGGACGGCGGATTCCGCGGATGGGCTGTACCGGGCCCTGGGGGATTCGGAACACGGCCTGGGCCTGCTCCGGCAGCCGGCACCCGGATCGCCGCGCATCGTCTTCAACGAGGCCTATTACCATGCCCAGCTTCCGGAGTTCCTGGCCCGGGCGTCCGGGGCCGGCGGCGGGGTCCCGCCCGGGGAGGCCGTCGCCTTCCTCCTGGGTTCCCGGACCTTCGAAACCCCGGTCCCGGACCTGCTTCCCTACGCGACGGCCCTGTGCGGCCCGCGGCCCTACCCGGATTGCGGCGAAACCTCCCTGCGGAACTTCCTCCTCATCGTGCTCCGGCGGGGGGAGGTCCTGGCCCCGGCCAACCTCGCGGCCGTGCGCGCGAACCTGCGCAGGGACCCCCGGGACGGCGTCCGGGAGGCCAAGGAGGTCCAGGACGGGCTGGATCGTTTCCTGCAAAACCACGGGGAGCTGGCCCGGCAGGGGACCACCGCCGCCCGCAATGCCTGGAGCGACCTCCTCGTGGGACTCAACGGCAAGGACGACCCCATCCCGGTCACCTACGTGGAGCCCGGGGGGTTCAACCTCAAGGGGACCGGGGTGACCAACATGCTGAACCTCATCGGGCACCTGTTCCCCGATGGGGGGCTCACCGCCCGGTGGCCGGAGGGCCACCGGGACCGGTGCGAGGAGATCGGCCGGAGGCTCGATCGCCTTTGCGAACTCTTTTCCCGGCCCGGGTTCTTCCTGGACTGGACGGTGGGCTCCGGCCGGGTCCTGCGCTCCGAATTCCCGACCATCACCTTCTCCATCAATGACAGCCCCCAGTTCCAGTGGTCCTTCCCGCAGCGGCACTTCACCCTGGAAGCCCTCCCGCGCCCCCGGGGATCCTGGCCGGACAAGGTGGCGCCGGGGACGGCGAACTTCTACGGGGATGCCCTCCGGTTCCGGCTGGGGGCCCACCAACCGGCAGGCACCCCCGGCCCGCCCCCGCCCCACACCCTTTTCGCGCTGGACCTTCGCTCGCCAGCGGTGGCCAAGGAGGCCGTGATCCGGCTGCTCCAGAGCAAGGACCCCGCCCAGGTGCCCACCGCCATGGCCCTTTTCCACCGGTCCATCCCCATGGACTACTACGTGCTGTCGGACATCGCCCGGGCGGTCTACCCCAAGGCCCTCATCGGCGACCGGCGCGGGTTCCAGGTTCCTCCCCTGATGGAAAGGCCCCAGGACGTGAAGGACCGGCTGCTGCTCGAGGCCATGGAGCGGTTCAACCCGGAGCTTTCCTGTTTCATGATCGACCAGGGGGCCGACGTGAACCTCCGGGACCCCGCGTCCGGCTACCGGATGGTGCAGCTGGCGGCGGGCGCCGCCCGGAACCCGCTTCCCATGTGGGATTTCGACTTCAAGGTCCTGACGAAACTCATCGCCCGCGGGGTGGACCTGGAGGCGAAGGACGGCCCCCAGGGGAGGACCGCCCTGGGCCATGCCGTCCAGGGCCGCGTGGAGGGGGTCGGCATCCTCCTCAGGGCCGGCGCGGATCCCCTGGCCCGGGACGGTTCCGGGAAAACCCCCCGGGAGGGGCTGTCCCCCGCCTCGCCCACGTACCCCCTCGTCCAGAAGCTCCTCCGGGGAGCCGAGGAGGCCGCCCTGGCCCGGGCCGGGGCGCATCCGGAAGCCAAATAG
- a CDS encoding Lrp/AsnC family transcriptional regulator: protein MSKLKIDKINEAILGILQTRARITNQELADAIGLSPSAVLLRVRKLEAAGVISRYVADINIQKLADAAEYYVEITLTTQGLEERARFEKAMLANPFVIRCNQVAGPIDYLLQVMTLNTHHFERLADWLLSGDLPVQRITSIPIMRKVKPYAGFPIPAFFAGESPQE from the coding sequence GTGTCCAAACTCAAAATCGACAAGATCAATGAAGCGATCCTCGGCATTCTGCAGACCCGGGCGAGGATCACGAACCAGGAGTTGGCCGATGCGATCGGGTTGTCGCCCAGCGCGGTGCTCCTGCGCGTCCGGAAGCTGGAAGCGGCGGGGGTGATCAGCCGCTACGTGGCGGACATCAATATCCAGAAACTGGCCGACGCCGCCGAGTACTACGTCGAGATCACCCTGACCACCCAGGGCCTGGAGGAAAGGGCCCGGTTCGAAAAGGCGATGCTGGCCAATCCCTTCGTCATCCGCTGCAACCAGGTGGCCGGGCCCATCGACTACCTTCTGCAGGTGATGACCCTCAACACCCATCATTTTGAACGCCTGGCGGACTGGCTCCTTTCGGGGGACCTGCCGGTTCAGCGCATAACGTCCATTCCGATCATGCGCAAGGTGAAGCCCTACGCCGGGTTCCCCATACCGGCCTTCTTCGCGGGGGAATCGCCCCAGGAATAG